A region of Lepeophtheirus salmonis chromosome 13, UVic_Lsal_1.4, whole genome shotgun sequence DNA encodes the following proteins:
- the LOC121128156 gene encoding small ribosomal subunit protein mS39 → MVLRLASSRGEFYIRLGGVRWKNYHPGRKERPHGTKVPPTTDIEVYKTLDTSHLHRWNYQDTLRSFNLKYAKLVESSSSVHKSIQKPPLSKPQTLSISPYVPRSPSDILKSIASGLKRDHSAPDYRFHDDPYLIPYNHISSRDYVLGKEAGKAAARFVFEHHPQLFTENRIEMVPKIPSFLPKVRVDPKKVTHETLIIFLKGNQIPEAIETYNALENVNESLKFDLLQKTAYFADKEPVLTDEHANTYGLYQDSPMPWKEGGFAEKLARDLKDQIAAKCALLYGFSRHGRYEDCILMFEELKGEEAVLPCEAYNAYLRSHIEDSLKNKVSFSQLKLSTSEILKEMCEKGIKPDARTLYWILRGISKCAFKSEDYSETCEHVLSLISEFKNNLNVVPSVGSYNALINIFYPKNISSSDILRDIIAELEETDLYIVDPEESTFLKTAMFLCFLKLSDPTLAWRLHKKITLYGNNQVLLNNANEHQAYYNYFLTLQLSSSSFKSAMDFYEKFTPNLFFCFWSNYEKIVLKIERFGEYKYLPSIWSDLVINNFCRVNIRIKYEMIDKILAILEKGGDFKEVDDEEARVQIIKSSALIAKDTFSDFIISLRNLSDIKEISSIISSIFKITLDKGPEHIDSYLNFADSIMNFVIDKTSDLSSPPFSEEVMQLYFDKSLEQLRKESCLKAVNYASRNGLENKLRIGRTFVEKYELTEREAIMLNTMFSHENEWSPIKLN, encoded by the exons GACATTGAAGTCTATAAAACCCTTGACACTTCCCATCTCCATCGTTGGAACTATCAAG ATACACTTCGTAGCTTCAATCTGAAATATGCCAAACTCGTGGAATCTTCTTCATCAGTACACAAGTCCATTCAAAAGCCGCCTCTTTCTAAACCCCAAACCCTCAGTATTTCTCCTTATGTACCTCGTAGTCCCAGTGATATCCTCAAATCCATTGCATCTGGATTAAAAAGAGATCACTCAGCACCAGACTATCGATTCCATGATGATCCATATCTGATTCCTTATAACCACATCTCATCCAGAGACTATGTCCTTGGAAAAGAAGCGGGGAAAGCTGCAGCTCGTTTTGTTTTTGAGCATCATCCGCAGCTTTTCACTGAAAATCGTATTGAAATGGTTCctaaaattccttcatttctCCCAAAAGTCAGAGTGGATCCTAAAAAGGTTACTCACGAGAcactcattatttttcttaagggAAATCAAATACCTGAGGCCATTGAG ACTTATAATGCATTGGAGAATGTAAATGAAAGCTTAAAGTTTGATCTACTTCAAAAAACAGCTTACTTTGCTGATAAAGAACCCGTTTTGACGGATGAACATGCCAATACTTATGGCCTATACCAGGACTCTCCTATGCCCTGGAAAGAAGGTGGCTTTGCGGAAAAACTAGCTAGGGATTTAAAGGATCAAATTGCTGCGAAGTGTGCTCTTCTCTATGGCTTTAGTCGTCATGGTCGATATGAAGATTGTATTCTTATGTTTGAGGAGCTCAaag gtgAAGAAGCCGTTCTTCCTTGTGAGGCTTATAATGCTTATTTACGATCTCATATTGAAGATTCTCTCAAGAATAAAGTATCTTTCTCACAATTAAAACTCAGTACTTCggaaattttgaaagaaatgtgTGAAAAAGGGATTAAGCCAGATGCCCGTACTCTTTATTGGATTTTAAGAGGAATATCAAAATGTGCATTTAAGTCTGAGGACTACTCTGAAACCTGTGAACATGTGCTAAGTCTCATTTCTGAATTTAAGAACAATTTGAATGTAGTTCCTTCTGTTGGAAGCTATAATGCACTTATTAACATCTTTTATCCGAAGAACATTAGTAGTTCAGACATTTTAAGAGACATTATAGCCGAGTTAGAAGAAACAGATTTATATATAGTCGATCCAGAAGAATCAACGTTTCTCAAAACAGCCATGTTTCTGTGTTTTTTAAAGCTATCGGATCCCACCTTGGCTTGgagattacacaaaaaaatcacattataTGGAAATAACCAAGTTCTTTTGAATAATGCTAATGAACATCAA GCATACTACAATTATTTCCTCACACTACAATTGTCTAGCTCTTCTTTTAAGTCAGCTATGgacttttatgaaaaatttaccccaaatttgtttttttgtttttggtcaaACTATGAGAAAATAGTATTGAAAATTGAAAGATTTGGAGAGTATAAGTATCTACCGTCAATTTGGTCCGATTTGGTGATTAACAATTTCTGTCGTGTTAACATTCgaatcaaatatgaaatgataGATAAAATTTTGGCAATATTAGAAAAAGGAGGCGATTTTAAGGAGGTTGATGATGAGGAAGCTCGAGTCCAAATTATCAAGTCTTCAGCACTCATCGCCAAAGATACCTTTTCTGATTTTATCATATCCCTGAGGAATTTGTCGGATATTAAGGAAATATCTAGTATAATTTCatcgatttttaaaataactttggaCAAAGGACCGGAGCACATTGATTCATACTTGAATTTTGCGGACTCAATTATGAATTTTGTTATAGACAAAACGTCAGACCTTTCTTCTCCGCCATTCAGTGAAGAGGTGATGCAATTATACTTTGACAAATCGCTTGAGCAGCTGCGTAAAGAGTCATGCTTAAAGGCTGTCAACTATGCTTCCAGAAACGGATTGGAGAACAAACTGAGGATTGGTCGTACTTTTGTGGAGAAATATGAATTGACTGAAAGGGAAGCTATAATGTTGAATACTATGTTTAGTCATGAGAATGAATGGTCCCccattaagttaaattaa